The following proteins are encoded in a genomic region of Sulfurovum indicum:
- a CDS encoding DEAD/DEAH box helicase family protein: protein MPYQIKVNGQSPIEVDGSNISATDAKNVIENLMKEEKYASLIPLIQNNDKIKCTRLMGSNKKDSYLNKYLYLYEIFLSLFGVQSWQELKELYYRDEYGDISIDSIHKVDIDSDYLEKAIASVSSYEKELKKSYRDPSFSFTDYQIFAILFTELFLMQKEHGNKIFSFGYPANIDGIRVYSDEKVSKIIDTHSEEERMQLVAHLIGDLKSNGAPKGSFVAKYEKLLSIVNNENKTLQQALYEVFDILSISSYLQENNKLAYYMATGSGKTVILHTNILQAYKFFGKKSNFYLIVPTKELGKQHKKNLISFGFKESDIGFFEDEKSAKATVGKKVKEMMEASYPLKILTNSQLSAVNKQNIFFADKNIVFVDEGHKGEAKEEGWRKDRKSILGWGGFAFEYSATFSHAIKDNNKLLQEYSKAIIFDYAYQKFYTDGYGKQAEFEPKEIIKNDFDKELTDKESYKLFVKDIMAFLEQQLYFKDHKGKPNFEAYFFKKPLKLMICRRVDDANNESDVKKAITYIQNLSLIKQETLRYIKENLPYFSYISTMKPLEIYNAIFRFIFHAKSPAPIEIYELNSKELGIKVANAEEYFATVYVGEVSKIGISEVRKDPLQKSLIDTFFKSQDGDNPQINIVISARMLIEGWDTQRISSLSLFDFGKQEGSLIVQLFGRGVRLHGSQENRLKRSGEHPIMERFNIYGYDSKFLKTFINEAELSDISKDIMIEVYIDKNTDMLNKKLPIVKPKHSFSTLPYTYQYDKDITEELCSKMIKKYHLDKGDYSFSLLPLVDVKALYKTYIETTSYLNYHIPYADFCQTVVKIFGLNFRLKEKDQFKNVNSVEQMANRLVEYFFDSAYKLKKKQDELSTPMVEQLSEDDPNVNFEKYTISGTEERIANFIEHFEQNKGRFFISKQSYDRYGSYVIEGSIFSFLCDIHAYSPLLAEYGQLRISPDRLVESEQDFVHKVNKYLSDNDKNKSYQEIYLLRNQQKIGFNGYFPDFILWVIDRNNITHFVFIDPKGVSRLNVDSVWEKMLFSMEIKKVEKSIRKEYPNLRLHSFICATKSIDELSQDKVLSSFIGGKITTKFTGDTKQLSSQQLATALTLLNVLSIQDHDLIETIVTTVCKTEIDDSLKGFF, encoded by the coding sequence ATGCCATATCAAATCAAAGTTAATGGTCAATCCCCTATTGAGGTTGATGGTTCAAATATAAGTGCCACAGATGCAAAGAATGTTATTGAAAATCTTATGAAAGAGGAAAAATATGCATCGCTGATCCCTCTTATACAGAACAATGACAAAATCAAGTGTACACGCCTTATGGGATCAAACAAAAAAGATTCTTACCTGAACAAGTATCTTTATCTGTATGAAATATTCTTGTCTCTATTTGGTGTTCAGTCGTGGCAGGAGCTTAAAGAATTATACTATAGGGATGAGTATGGGGATATATCGATAGACTCCATACATAAAGTTGATATAGACTCGGATTATCTGGAAAAAGCCATAGCATCTGTCTCTTCCTATGAAAAGGAATTAAAAAAATCATATCGTGATCCAAGTTTCTCCTTTACTGACTATCAAATCTTCGCAATTTTATTTACAGAGCTTTTTCTCATGCAAAAAGAACATGGGAATAAAATATTTTCATTTGGATACCCCGCCAATATTGATGGGATAAGAGTCTATTCCGATGAAAAGGTATCAAAAATCATTGATACACATAGCGAAGAAGAAAGAATGCAGCTTGTTGCACATCTGATAGGTGACTTAAAAAGTAATGGTGCTCCAAAAGGATCATTTGTTGCAAAGTATGAAAAACTTCTTTCTATTGTAAATAATGAAAATAAAACTCTTCAGCAGGCACTCTATGAAGTGTTTGACATTCTTTCAATTAGCTCATATCTACAGGAGAACAACAAACTCGCCTATTATATGGCTACAGGTAGTGGCAAAACTGTTATATTGCATACCAATATTTTGCAAGCATATAAATTCTTTGGGAAAAAATCAAACTTTTATCTTATTGTTCCTACTAAAGAATTGGGAAAACAACACAAAAAAAACCTTATTTCATTTGGCTTCAAAGAGTCAGATATTGGCTTTTTTGAAGATGAAAAAAGTGCTAAAGCTACTGTAGGGAAAAAAGTTAAGGAGATGATGGAGGCTTCCTATCCTTTAAAAATACTGACCAATTCCCAATTAAGTGCAGTCAATAAGCAGAATATTTTCTTCGCAGATAAAAATATTGTTTTTGTCGATGAGGGACACAAGGGAGAAGCAAAGGAAGAAGGCTGGAGAAAGGACAGGAAAAGTATTTTAGGATGGGGAGGATTCGCCTTTGAATACAGTGCAACTTTTTCACATGCAATAAAAGACAACAACAAGTTACTACAAGAGTATTCAAAGGCTATCATTTTTGACTATGCATATCAAAAATTTTATACAGATGGGTATGGAAAACAAGCTGAGTTTGAACCTAAAGAGATAATTAAAAATGACTTTGATAAGGAGTTGACGGATAAAGAGTCTTATAAGCTTTTTGTAAAGGATATAATGGCTTTTTTAGAGCAACAACTGTATTTCAAGGATCATAAAGGTAAACCAAATTTTGAAGCTTATTTTTTCAAGAAGCCTCTAAAGCTGATGATTTGCCGAAGGGTGGATGATGCCAACAATGAATCTGATGTTAAAAAAGCTATAACATATATCCAGAACCTTTCCTTGATAAAACAGGAGACACTTCGGTATATTAAGGAAAATCTTCCATATTTTTCATACATATCGACCATGAAACCGCTCGAAATCTATAATGCAATATTCCGTTTTATTTTTCATGCAAAATCTCCCGCACCAATTGAAATATATGAACTCAACAGTAAAGAGCTTGGTATCAAGGTAGCAAATGCTGAAGAGTATTTCGCAACAGTGTATGTTGGCGAAGTTTCAAAAATAGGAATTAGCGAAGTAAGGAAAGACCCTCTGCAAAAAAGTCTGATTGATACTTTTTTTAAATCACAAGATGGCGACAATCCACAAATCAATATTGTAATTTCTGCAAGAATGCTGATTGAGGGATGGGATACTCAGCGTATTTCCTCTCTATCGTTATTTGACTTTGGAAAACAAGAAGGTAGCCTTATTGTTCAATTATTTGGGCGAGGAGTAAGGCTTCATGGTTCACAGGAGAATAGACTCAAGCGATCAGGCGAGCATCCCATCATGGAGCGATTCAATATTTATGGATATGATTCTAAATTTTTAAAAACATTTATTAATGAGGCGGAACTTAGCGATATATCAAAAGACATAATGATTGAAGTTTATATTGATAAAAATACGGATATGCTAAACAAAAAGCTTCCTATAGTGAAACCAAAACATTCATTTTCGACGCTTCCTTATACCTATCAATATGACAAAGATATTACTGAAGAACTATGTTCTAAAATGATAAAAAAGTATCATCTTGATAAAGGTGACTATTCTTTCTCACTACTTCCTCTTGTTGATGTTAAGGCGCTATATAAAACTTACATCGAAACTACAAGCTACTTGAATTATCACATACCGTATGCAGACTTCTGTCAAACAGTTGTAAAAATTTTTGGATTAAATTTTAGGCTCAAAGAAAAAGATCAATTTAAAAATGTCAATTCTGTAGAGCAAATGGCAAATAGGCTGGTTGAATATTTCTTTGATAGCGCATATAAGCTAAAAAAGAAACAAGATGAACTCTCTACGCCAATGGTTGAACAATTGAGTGAAGACGACCCGAATGTAAACTTTGAGAAATATACTATTTCTGGAACAGAGGAAAGAATAGCAAACTTTATAGAACATTTTGAACAAAATAAAGGTCGTTTTTTTATATCCAAACAAAGTTATGATAGATATGGTTCATATGTTATTGAAGGTAGTATTTTTTCTTTCCTTTGCGACATACATGCTTATTCCCCATTGCTTGCTGAATATGGTCAATTAAGGATCAGCCCCGACAGACTGGTTGAGAGTGAACAAGATTTTGTTCATAAAGTCAATAAATACCTTTCTGATAATGATAAAAATAAGTCATACCAAGAAATTTATCTTTTAAGAAATCAACAAAAAATAGGTTTTAATGGCTATTTCCCAGACTTCATTCTTTGGGTTATTGACAGAAACAATATTACGCATTTTGTCTTTATCGACCCCAAGGGAGTTAGCAGGCTAAATGTTGATTCAGTTTGGGAAAAAATGCTGTTCTCTATGGAAATTAAAAAAGTAGAAAAGTCTATTAGAAAAGAGTATCCTAATCTGCGCCTTCACTCGTTTATATGTGCAACGAAAAGTATTGATGAGTTGTCACAGGATAAGGTTTTGAGTAGTTTCATTGGTGGAAAAATTACTACAAAATTTACTGGCGACACAAAGCAGTTGTCTTCACAACAATTAGCTACGGCACTTACACTTTTAAATGTTTTGTCCATTCAGGATCATGATCTTATTGAAACCATAGTGACAACAGTGTGCAAAACAGAGATAGACGACTCCCTGAAGGGTTTTTTTTGA
- a CDS encoding metallophosphoesterase family protein, with translation MNRPLRILHFSDIHVGALVRHMKWKKWFSKRAVGAINLLRGRANYFDEVEEKMAAMVRFKEKNDIDIIINTGDYTALGLEHELVTARELMDPFMSPPQNYLTVPGNHDIYVHEGNSHYRFAAHFCSVLQNDLPEYCRGGHYPLIRLIGDDVAVIALNSSKPNPWPWRSDGHIPTIQLQALDQILQDERVKGRFLFVITHYAPRLANGKPDKKLHGLHNADDFLRSCSVIENGAILFGHIHKTYRVEVPEVKIPLYCAGSATMEGHEGAWVLISSKI, from the coding sequence ATGAACAGACCGTTGCGTATTTTACATTTCAGTGATATTCATGTGGGTGCCCTTGTGCGTCACATGAAGTGGAAAAAGTGGTTCAGTAAGCGTGCCGTAGGAGCGATAAACCTTCTACGTGGCCGTGCGAACTATTTTGATGAAGTTGAAGAGAAGATGGCAGCGATGGTACGTTTTAAAGAAAAGAACGATATTGATATCATCATCAATACAGGTGATTATACAGCTTTGGGACTGGAGCATGAACTGGTCACAGCCCGTGAATTGATGGACCCTTTTATGTCTCCGCCTCAGAATTACCTTACTGTACCGGGAAACCATGATATTTATGTGCATGAGGGAAATAGCCACTATCGTTTTGCAGCACACTTCTGTTCCGTTCTGCAAAATGATCTGCCCGAATACTGCAGAGGAGGACACTACCCTCTTATCCGACTGATCGGTGATGATGTCGCAGTGATAGCACTCAACAGTTCCAAGCCAAACCCATGGCCGTGGCGTTCAGACGGACACATCCCCACTATACAGCTTCAAGCATTAGACCAAATATTGCAAGATGAACGTGTCAAAGGACGATTCCTGTTTGTAATCACTCATTATGCACCGCGTCTGGCAAACGGCAAACCTGATAAAAAACTGCATGGATTGCATAATGCAGATGACTTTTTGAGATCGTGCAGTGTGATAGAGAATGGGGCGATACTTTTTGGACACATACATAAAACCTACAGGGTAGAGGTCCCTGAAGTGAAGATTCCGCTTTATTGTGCCGGCAGTGCTACGATGGAGGGTCATGAAGGTGCCTGGGTCTTGATATCTTCTAAGATATAA
- a CDS encoding bifunctional aconitate hydratase 2/2-methylisocitrate dehydratase, translating into MALIEDYKKHTAERAELGVPPLPLTAEQTAELVELLKASPIADVEYAMDMFENKVPAGVDDAAYVKAAFLNDIVQGNVSCDAIDKVKAIEILGKMLGGFNVTPMVEALKLGGEVADAAAEQLKNTILVYDAFNDVKTLMDEGNEKAKEVIESWANAEWFTNKPELEKEITLTVYKVPGETNTDDLSPASEAFTRADIPLHANAFLVSRMEKPLETMAELKKKGHPLAYVGDVVGTGSSRKSGINSVQWHMGRDIPGIPNKRTGGVVIGSIIAPIFFNTAEDSGCLPIQAPVDALETGDVITVKPFDGVIEKEGQVVSEFTLEPNTLPDEMRAGGRIPLIIGKGLTAKAREALGLGASDIFMAPAQPEDNGKGYTLAQKMVGKACGLEGVKPGVYCEPVCTTVGSQDTTGPMTRDEIKELAALSFGADFVLQSFCHTAAYPKPADINLQHTLPKFWTERKGFILRPGDGVIHSWLNRMCLPDTVGTGGDSHTRFPIGISFPAGSGLVAFAAVTGMMPLTMPESVLVRFKGEMQPGITLRDLVNAIPYQAIKDGLLTVEKKGKKNIFAGRVLEIEGLEQLKCEQAFELSDASAERSAAACTVKLDKEPIIEYLESNIVLIEELIEQGYEDKATLQRRADKMREWLKNPELLEADKDAEYAAVIEIDLNEITEPILACPNDPDDVATLSEILADPNRPTEKIDEVFVGSCMTNIGLFRALGEVLRGEGAVKARTWVVPPTKMDEKELIEEGYYAIFGAAGARTEIPGCSLCMGNQARVADNAIVFSTSTRNFDNRLGKGAQVYLGSAEVAAVAALLGRLPTKEEYLEIMNRKITDDNKESVYKYLNFNQVSKAELEAMVG; encoded by the coding sequence ATGGCCTTGATCGAAGATTATAAAAAACATACGGCTGAACGTGCGGAGCTTGGAGTTCCACCGCTTCCATTGACAGCAGAGCAAACAGCAGAGCTTGTCGAACTGCTCAAAGCAAGTCCGATCGCGGATGTTGAATACGCGATGGATATGTTCGAGAACAAAGTTCCTGCGGGTGTAGATGATGCAGCATACGTTAAAGCGGCATTTTTGAACGACATTGTTCAAGGAAATGTAAGCTGTGACGCGATCGATAAGGTAAAAGCGATCGAGATCCTTGGAAAAATGCTTGGTGGATTTAACGTTACACCGATGGTTGAAGCTTTGAAGCTTGGTGGTGAAGTAGCGGATGCAGCTGCTGAACAGCTTAAGAATACAATTCTTGTTTATGATGCATTCAATGATGTGAAAACATTGATGGATGAGGGAAATGAAAAAGCAAAAGAGGTAATCGAGTCATGGGCAAACGCTGAGTGGTTCACCAACAAGCCTGAACTTGAAAAAGAGATCACGCTGACTGTGTATAAAGTACCGGGTGAGACAAATACCGATGACCTCTCTCCAGCATCTGAAGCATTTACAAGAGCGGATATCCCTCTTCATGCAAATGCATTCCTCGTATCAAGAATGGAGAAGCCGCTTGAGACTATGGCAGAGCTCAAGAAGAAGGGGCATCCTCTTGCATATGTAGGTGATGTTGTAGGTACAGGATCTTCAAGAAAGTCAGGTATCAACTCTGTTCAATGGCATATGGGTAGAGACATCCCTGGTATCCCTAACAAAAGAACCGGTGGTGTAGTCATCGGTTCTATCATAGCACCGATCTTCTTCAACACAGCAGAAGACTCAGGATGTCTTCCTATCCAGGCACCGGTAGATGCACTTGAAACAGGTGATGTGATCACTGTAAAACCGTTTGACGGAGTGATCGAAAAAGAGGGTCAGGTAGTCTCTGAATTTACACTTGAGCCGAACACGCTTCCTGACGAAATGAGAGCAGGAGGACGTATTCCGCTTATCATTGGTAAAGGATTGACTGCCAAAGCAAGAGAAGCACTCGGACTTGGCGCATCAGATATCTTTATGGCACCTGCCCAGCCGGAAGACAATGGCAAAGGGTATACTCTTGCTCAGAAAATGGTGGGTAAAGCATGTGGACTTGAAGGTGTGAAACCGGGTGTCTACTGTGAACCGGTATGTACAACTGTAGGTTCACAAGATACTACAGGACCAATGACCAGAGATGAGATCAAGGAGCTTGCAGCACTGAGCTTTGGAGCAGACTTTGTACTTCAGTCATTCTGTCATACTGCAGCCTATCCAAAACCTGCAGATATCAATTTGCAGCACACACTGCCTAAGTTCTGGACTGAGAGAAAAGGATTCATCCTCAGACCGGGTGACGGTGTTATCCACTCATGGTTGAACAGAATGTGTCTTCCGGATACAGTAGGTACAGGCGGGGATTCCCATACACGTTTCCCTATTGGTATCTCTTTCCCGGCAGGTTCAGGACTTGTAGCATTTGCAGCGGTGACAGGTATGATGCCTCTTACAATGCCTGAGTCTGTTCTTGTAAGATTCAAGGGTGAGATGCAGCCTGGTATCACACTGCGAGACCTCGTAAATGCCATCCCTTACCAGGCGATCAAAGATGGTCTTCTGACAGTTGAGAAAAAGGGCAAGAAGAACATCTTTGCAGGACGTGTACTTGAAATTGAAGGTCTTGAGCAGCTTAAATGTGAACAGGCATTTGAGCTTTCCGATGCATCTGCTGAGCGTTCAGCAGCTGCATGTACGGTAAAACTGGATAAAGAGCCTATTATTGAGTATCTTGAGTCCAATATCGTACTTATCGAAGAGCTTATTGAGCAGGGATATGAAGATAAAGCAACACTTCAAAGACGTGCAGACAAAATGAGAGAATGGCTCAAGAACCCTGAGCTTCTTGAAGCAGACAAAGATGCAGAGTATGCAGCGGTTATTGAGATCGATCTTAATGAGATCACAGAGCCTATTCTTGCCTGTCCAAATGATCCGGATGATGTAGCGACACTTTCTGAGATCCTTGCTGATCCAAACCGTCCTACAGAGAAGATCGATGAAGTTTTTGTTGGTTCATGTATGACAAATATCGGTCTTTTCCGTGCGCTCGGTGAAGTACTCAGAGGTGAGGGTGCGGTGAAAGCAAGAACATGGGTTGTACCGCCGACCAAAATGGATGAGAAAGAGCTTATCGAAGAGGGCTACTATGCGATCTTTGGTGCAGCAGGTGCAAGAACAGAGATTCCTGGATGTTCACTCTGTATGGGTAACCAGGCACGGGTTGCAGACAATGCGATCGTATTCTCTACTTCAACAAGAAACTTTGACAACCGTCTTGGTAAAGGTGCACAGGTTTATCTTGGATCTGCAGAGGTTGCAGCTGTTGCAGCGCTTCTTGGACGCCTCCCGACAAAAGAGGAGTACCTTGAAATTATGAACAGAAAGATCACAGATGACAACAAAGAGAGTGTCTATAAATATCTTAACTTCAACCAGGTTTCCAAAGCAGAGCTTGAAGCGATGGTCGGATAG
- the pcm gene encoding protein-L-isoaspartate O-methyltransferase, which produces MQDNQALIESMISSSILHSSHIIEAFKKVDRKYFVPEVFYEHSYADAPLPIGEGQTISQPSTVAFMFELLQPQPGQKILDIGSGSGWTTALLCYIVGEEGSVQGLERVDELVEKGKENLSSSGFGKRCSIEKAGTDLGKPDETFDRILVSASSKEIPEELFRQLNEGGILVIPVQDTVYRFKKYSDSRITQEAYPGFLFVPLIY; this is translated from the coding sequence ATGCAGGACAATCAGGCGCTTATTGAGAGTATGATCTCAAGCAGTATACTTCATTCGTCACATATTATAGAAGCTTTTAAAAAAGTTGACAGAAAATATTTTGTACCGGAAGTATTCTATGAGCACTCCTATGCCGATGCACCCTTGCCAATAGGAGAGGGGCAGACCATTTCCCAGCCGTCTACAGTCGCATTTATGTTTGAATTGCTTCAGCCGCAGCCCGGTCAGAAGATCCTGGATATTGGCTCAGGATCCGGATGGACGACAGCGTTACTCTGCTACATAGTTGGAGAGGAGGGAAGTGTACAGGGACTGGAAAGAGTGGATGAACTGGTAGAAAAGGGAAAAGAGAATCTCTCATCTTCGGGCTTTGGAAAACGATGTAGTATTGAAAAAGCCGGTACAGATTTGGGAAAACCGGATGAGACCTTTGACAGAATACTGGTTTCAGCCAGCAGTAAAGAGATACCTGAAGAGCTGTTCAGGCAGCTTAATGAGGGAGGTATACTGGTCATCCCTGTGCAAGATACTGTTTACCGCTTCAAAAAGTACTCGGACAGCCGCATTACACAAGAGGCTTATCCCGGTTTTCTCTTCGTTCCTCTGATCTACTGA
- a CDS encoding FtsK/SpoIIIE family DNA translocase, protein MKITIIITAILFIYGAFSTFFRDTALAGNIGKIVGDTNLHLFGYFAYVNILLLFYPLYKLYTDASVRKEIDFYLGWILLFIGAVLFESLVLDLKDAGYLGAQVVDFLLPYIGKAGLWLLWLMTISLAAVFIVDDEFEWRSLIPERKERRSRKNVEKKSSGEGFRKLASGFGKMMKIIFTNPFASPKLEDEMMPIIDTPVVEEKQVKAIAGKSSSGRKKTVPKKARKSKEKTEDPVLNEIMELEPPIEESFDFQADEKTETTATKSGVEIVKELEENSKLMQELDKGKVEKPKNFKLPKLDFLQKAPRHKKRVNEAEIDRKSGDLIEKLKLFNINGDVVRTYTGPLVTTFEFKPAPNVKVSKILGLQDDLAMALSAETIRIQAPIPGRDVVGIEIPNESTDIIYLREILESELFQNSKSPLTIALGKDIVGKPFITDIKKLPHLLIAGTTGSGKSVGINAMILSLLYKNDPEHLKLMMIDPKMLEFSIYDEIPHLITPVITEPKKAIAALANMVGEMERRYRLMADKKTKNIDNYNEKVKKDGSAEPMPFIVIVIDELADLMMNGGKEVETSIARLAQKSRACGIHLIVATQRPSVDVVTGIIKANLPSRLSYRVGQKIDSKVILDSMGAESLLGRGDGLFTPPGMTGLVRIHAPWATEEEIENIVEFIKAQRVPEYDESYLIEGGGASLDTGESKIDLDPLYEEAKAVVLSDKKTSISYLQRKLQIGYNRSANIIDQLEATGVLSSPNAKGNREILI, encoded by the coding sequence GTGAAGATCACGATCATTATTACAGCTATACTTTTTATTTATGGTGCATTCTCTACTTTTTTCAGAGATACAGCACTGGCAGGAAATATCGGGAAGATAGTAGGTGATACCAATCTCCATCTCTTTGGGTATTTTGCATATGTAAACATCCTGCTGCTCTTTTATCCGCTTTACAAACTCTATACTGATGCAAGTGTAAGAAAAGAGATCGATTTCTATCTGGGGTGGATACTTCTTTTTATCGGAGCAGTACTGTTCGAGTCTTTGGTACTTGATCTGAAAGATGCCGGTTACCTTGGTGCGCAGGTAGTGGATTTTCTGTTACCCTATATTGGGAAAGCGGGTTTATGGCTTCTTTGGCTGATGACCATCTCTCTTGCTGCAGTTTTTATCGTTGATGATGAGTTTGAGTGGCGCTCACTTATACCGGAAAGAAAAGAGAGAAGATCAAGGAAAAATGTAGAGAAAAAGAGTTCAGGTGAAGGCTTCAGAAAACTTGCTTCCGGATTTGGAAAAATGATGAAAATCATCTTTACAAACCCTTTTGCTTCTCCCAAACTTGAAGATGAGATGATGCCGATCATCGATACACCGGTTGTTGAAGAGAAACAAGTAAAAGCGATCGCAGGCAAGAGTTCGTCAGGCAGAAAAAAAACGGTACCGAAAAAAGCAAGAAAGTCCAAAGAGAAGACGGAAGATCCTGTTCTCAATGAGATCATGGAGCTTGAGCCGCCTATAGAAGAGAGCTTTGACTTTCAAGCAGATGAAAAAACAGAAACGACTGCTACCAAAAGCGGGGTAGAGATTGTCAAAGAGCTTGAGGAGAACTCCAAGCTGATGCAGGAGCTTGATAAAGGAAAAGTGGAGAAACCCAAGAACTTCAAGCTGCCAAAACTTGATTTTCTGCAAAAAGCACCCAGGCATAAGAAAAGAGTAAATGAAGCAGAGATAGACAGAAAGTCAGGTGATCTCATAGAGAAACTCAAGCTCTTCAATATCAATGGTGATGTGGTCAGAACCTATACCGGACCGCTGGTTACGACATTTGAGTTCAAACCTGCACCCAATGTCAAGGTTTCCAAGATACTTGGACTCCAGGATGATCTTGCAATGGCACTGAGTGCCGAGACTATACGTATACAGGCACCGATCCCGGGGCGTGATGTGGTAGGGATAGAGATCCCCAATGAGAGTACGGATATTATTTATCTAAGAGAGATACTGGAGAGTGAACTTTTCCAAAACTCAAAGTCCCCATTGACGATCGCACTGGGAAAAGATATTGTCGGGAAACCTTTTATTACCGACATCAAAAAACTGCCGCATCTGCTCATCGCAGGTACGACAGGTTCAGGTAAGTCGGTAGGAATCAACGCGATGATCCTCTCTCTGCTCTACAAGAACGATCCGGAGCATCTGAAGCTGATGATGATAGATCCGAAGATGCTGGAGTTCTCAATTTATGATGAGATCCCCCATTTGATTACACCGGTTATTACAGAACCTAAAAAAGCGATCGCTGCATTGGCGAACATGGTAGGAGAGATGGAGCGGCGCTACCGTCTGATGGCAGACAAGAAAACCAAGAATATCGATAACTACAATGAAAAGGTCAAGAAAGACGGTTCTGCAGAACCTATGCCGTTTATTGTGATTGTTATTGACGAACTCGCGGATCTGATGATGAATGGCGGGAAGGAAGTGGAAACCTCTATTGCACGATTGGCCCAAAAATCCAGAGCATGCGGTATTCACCTGATCGTTGCTACGCAAAGACCGAGTGTGGATGTGGTAACCGGTATCATCAAAGCCAATCTCCCTTCAAGGCTCAGTTATCGTGTGGGACAGAAAATAGACTCTAAAGTTATTTTGGATTCGATGGGAGCAGAGAGTCTGCTGGGACGTGGAGACGGACTGTTCACACCTCCAGGAATGACGGGACTTGTACGTATTCATGCTCCATGGGCAACAGAAGAAGAGATTGAAAATATTGTCGAGTTCATCAAGGCACAGCGCGTTCCTGAATATGATGAGAGTTACCTTATTGAAGGGGGCGGTGCATCACTGGATACAGGAGAGAGTAAGATCGACCTGGATCCGCTTTATGAAGAGGCTAAAGCCGTAGTTCTTTCTGATAAAAAAACTTCCATATCCTATCTTCAGAGAAAACTGCAGATCGGGTATAATCGCTCAGCCAATATTATTGATCAGCTTGAGGCGACGGGGGTACTCTCATCTCCAAATGCCAAGGGGAACAGGGAGATTTTGATATAG